The genomic interval TACAGCTGACGAAGTTCTACGTGAGCACGATCGAGATCGACGACTCCACGCCCGACGGACGGCGCGTGAAGGAGGCGATTGCGCAGCAGGCGGCCATGTCCATTACGGGCCACACCTGGCAGCAGGAGCAGATGTTCGATACGGCGAAGTCGGCGATCGGCGGCCTGGGCGACAATTCGGGCGGACTGCTGGGCGGGCTGCTGGCCGTGAACATGATGGGCGGCCTGGGCGGCGGGAATGCCGCCGGGGTGATGCAGCCGCAATACAACCAGCCGACCTTCGGAGGTCCGGTCGCTGCGGCTCCGGGCCCCGGCGCTTCGGGAGGCACGGGCGCCCCGACGGGCGGTGCGGCGCCGGGCGGTGAACAGCAGGTGAAGATGGTCTACTGCTCGAACTGCGCGAAGAAATTCCCGAGCAACATGCGCTTCTGCCCCCATTGCGGCGATCCCTACAATCCCTGCCCGCACTGCGGGACGGATAACGACCAGAACGCCAAACGGTGCGTAAGCTGCGGCGCCTACCTGCAGACCGGGGCGGGCGTCTGCCCGAACTGCAACGCGCCGCTTGCTCCCGGCAGCTCCTTCTGCGGGCACTGCGGCTATCAGGTTGTCACCTCGGGGGATGTCTGCAGCCGCTGCGGGGCTCCGCTTCCGCCTTCGGTGAAGTTCTGCCCCCGCTGCGGGAACAAACGTTGAACCTCAGAAAATCCCGAACCATGCAAAAAACACTCTCCTGGATCGCCCTGGTGGGCGGTGAAATCGTCATTTTCGTCGCATTCCGCCTGTGGGGCGGGGGGCTCCTGCCCGAAATCCGCACCTTGAACACAGCCGTCTCGATGATCGTGCTGGCGCTGTTTTTCGTCGACATCCTGATCCCGTGGGTCGACTGGAACGGCCGCAGCGGGAAACGCCTCGGAGCACTCGGCCTGCGGTGGGTCGCTACGGGCCTTTACGCCGTGGCGGCCGTCGCCGTCATGCTGCTGTGCAATGTGGCTTTCCAGACACTTTTCTCGACGCAACTGCTGATCCACTGCATCCTGCTGCTGGGGCTGGTGCTCGGCTTCTCGGCGGTCGTCGGGGCTTCGGCCAAGGTGGGGGCGGTCCATGCCCGGGAAGAGCAGCTGCGCTCCGGGCTCGACGACCTGAAACAGCGCGTCCGGCAGTTGCAGCGTGTCGCCGCAGGTATTCCCGATCTCCCGGCTGCCGATCGGAGCCGGATCGACGCTCTGGCGGGTGAGCTTCGTTTCGTGGCGCCCTGCCGCACGGCGGAGGCCGCAGCACTCGAGAAGGAGTTCGGCGAAGCGCTCCAAACCCTCGAATTCGCACTCCCGGCCCACGCCATGAACCGCGGGGCGGTCGAATCGGCGCTGGCCCGGGCTGAACGCCTCTGCGCGGAACGAAAAACGCTCTACACCAACTAACCCAACCTAATAACCATGAAAGGAAAAATTTTCCCTGAATCTACGAATAGTTATCAGGATCAGGCCAAGATCCTGTTCAACTATTAT from uncultured Alistipes sp. carries:
- a CDS encoding SPFH domain-containing protein encodes the protein MAIIDLVRWAPQDGETIFAWRFPHTNLSTYTQLIVQESQEAVLFSKGQIMGKFGPGKHTLNTENLPVLRSLFGIPFGGRNPFTAEVWFVNRIQTFSIDWSIDRMTIHDADYNTQLPLTASGQYGLVVSDAEKFLVKIVGTRSEFTQDDLTEQFTGEFSTKTKSTILQYMLKHRVGFKQISAYLDMISEYLKSAMNPFWEDLGLQLTKFYVSTIEIDDSTPDGRRVKEAIAQQAAMSITGHTWQQEQMFDTAKSAIGGLGDNSGGLLGGLLAVNMMGGLGGGNAAGVMQPQYNQPTFGGPVAAAPGPGASGGTGAPTGGAAPGGEQQVKMVYCSNCAKKFPSNMRFCPHCGDPYNPCPHCGTDNDQNAKRCVSCGAYLQTGAGVCPNCNAPLAPGSSFCGHCGYQVVTSGDVCSRCGAPLPPSVKFCPRCGNKR